In Rosa chinensis cultivar Old Blush chromosome 1, RchiOBHm-V2, whole genome shotgun sequence, a genomic segment contains:
- the LOC112181510 gene encoding proteasome subunit beta type-1 yields the protein MTKQHANWSPYDNNGGSVVAIAGADYCVIAADTRMSTGYSILTRGYSKISKLADKAFMASSGFQADVKALQKHLTAKHLIYQHQHNKQMSCPAMAQLLSNTLYYKRFFPYYAFNVLGGLDTEGKGCVFTYDAVGSYERVGYSAQGSGSTLIMPFLDNQLKSPSPLLLPAVDAVTPLSEGEAIDLVKTVFASATERDIYTGDRLEIYVLNAHGTHHEYMELRKD from the exons ATGACCAAGCAGCACGCTAACTGGTCCCCCTACGACAACAATGGCGG ATCCGTGGTGGCGATTGCCGGAGCTGATTACTGTGTGATTGCTGCCGATACTCGGATGTCGACGGGTTACAGTATTCTCACCCGCGGCTACTCCAAAATCAGCAAATT AGCGGACAAAGCTTTTATGGCCTCTTCTGGTTTTCAAGCTGATGTGAAAGCTTTACAGAAGCATTTGACAGCTAAGCACTTG ATTTATCAGCATCAGCATAACAAACAAATGAGCTGCCCTGCAATGGCTCAACTACTTTCCAATACTCTTTACTACAAACGCTTCTTTCCCTATTACGCCTTTAATGTTTTGGGTGGTCTAGACACTGAAG GGAAGGGTTGTGTCTTCACATATGATGCTGTTGGTTCCTATGAGAGGGTTGGATATAGTGCCCAAGGTTCTGGTTCCACGCTCATCATGCCTTTCTTGGATAACCAACTGAAGTCTCCCAGTCCTCTCTTGTTGCCTGCTGTG GATGCTGTAACACCACTTTCAGAAGGAGAAGCAATTGATTTGGTCAAAACTGTTTTTGCATCTGCCACTGAGAGGGATATCTACACT GGAGACAGGCTTGAAATTTATGTCCTAAATGCTCATGGCACTCATCATGAATACATGGAACTGAGGAAAGATTGA